ACGCTACTGTCTGTAGAAAACAACTATACCTTAATTGCCTCATTGGCGCAGGAAGATGGCAGCACTTTCCTGGGTTTGACATTATTGACCTGGTTATGGATTTTAATTCCAGCAGCTATTTTCGTTTTCATCATGACCTTTGGGTTTAACATTTATGAAAACTACCTGACCAGACATTCAGAATTTAGTTGATCAATAAAATGAAAGATCCCGCTCTGGTCTTACAGAAGCGGGATTTTTCTACTTGAGAGGATTTAATTAATCTACTCGAAGTGTATCAGTTGGATTGGCTCTGGCTCCTCGGTAAATGGTAAGGCTGGTAGTAGATACCCCCAACAGAAATATGAAAATCGAGCATATCACCAGGACTGTATATTCTACAGAAATATGATAGGCATAAATCAAATCCAACAGCCAAGCGGTTCCAAAATAGGCTGCAATTGCACCCAATACAGCAGCAATGGACAAAATGATGACAAACTCCTTGTTGATAAGTAGGACGATATTAGCAATCGAGGCACCAAGCGCTTTTCGAATTCCAATCTCCTTGGTTCTTTTGGCAATATTCAAGGAAGCCAAAGCAAAAATACCCGAGGCGGAAAGCATGGCTCCTAGCACAGTAAGGAACAAAAATATTTTTTCCAGATTGTCATTCGTCTGTTTACTTTCTTCCATGACGACATCTTCCTGAAATTTGCTGATATAGGGTTTGGTAGGAAAATTCTCCTTCCATGTCTTCTCTAAAAACTCATTTACTTCCACCAAATCTGAATTCTGAGCCTTGAATACCATCAACTTGTAGGTTTCAGGAATGGCTGGATAGAACACAAATGGTTCGGGGTCTTTGGATCTCCAGATATTGTCTACAAAATCTTCGATCACTCCGACAATCTTTCTACGCACATTGTGGATCTCCACCACCTGACCAATGGGATCTCCCTGCAGGCCAACTTTATCCAGAAACTGACGACTCACTACCGTGCTGAATTCAAAATCATTGGTTTTGTCCACATCAAAAGGTCTGCCCTGAACAAACTCCAATCCAATCGTTTCGAAATAATTGCGACCTACGGCCAAGTGCTGTACCTCATGAATCACATTATTGAACTTCACAGGTGATGGGTAGCTGCTTGCGCCCACCTGATGATCTGTATAAGCGATCGACTCAATTTTAGGGTGACTGTTGGCCTTTGATTCCATTGCTCTGACCTCACTCAGGTTTTGCACCGACACGGTCAACAATTGATCCTTGTCATAGCCAAATTGAATGCCTTCCTGAAATTGCGTATTTCTAATAAAAACCACCCCAGCAATCAAAACAATTACTGAAATGGCAAATTGTATAGTCACGAGACTTCTGGTCAATGCGTTGGTACCTTTGATTCTGACCATACCCTTGAGCAGTTCCACGGTATTTAGTCGGCTGCTGAAAAGTGCCGGATAGATACCAGCCAGCAAGGCAGTCATGAAGACAACCGAAAGTAGCATAATCACAGTATTGATACCATTGAGATCCTCCATACCGTATGGGATGTCCCACATGCTGGTAAACTCTGGTACGATCACTAAGGAGATATTATAGCCTACCAATACTGCAAGCAATATGATAAGAACCGTTTCCATTAAGAATTGAATGACTATCTGGCTCTTCTTAGCCCCTACAGTTTTTCTCAAACCAATCTCTTTCAATCGATAACTCGTCATGGCGATAGAGGTATTGGTCAGGTTAAAACAAGCAATCAATATGATCATCACACCCAAAGTCGTAAATACAATCAAAGGCTCCAGTTCGATAGGTGTATTGATAGAAGACCATACTCGCTGGCTTAAATCTATATTTTGCTTGAATGGAACCAACCTGTATCGCTCTACTTTTTGATCCGTTTTGGCTTCATTGCGTCGTTTGGCATAGCGATCAAAGGAGGCGGCAATTGTCTCTGGATCGGCATTAGGGTCCAACTCATAAAATACACCAGGTACATTCCAATCCGCCCATGGTTTCTCTTCTACCGCCCTCATCTCTGCGAAATGCTCCATTCTGATGAGGAAATCAAATACAATAGAACTGTTGACAGGAACATCTTCTACCACCGCACCGACCATCATTTGTTTTTCCACCTCTCTGGCAAAATTTAGGGTCAGGATTTTACCAATTGGGTTTTCATCTCCAAAATACTTTTCAGCCATCTCACGTGAAATGACGATGCTGTGGAGATCTTTGAAAGAAGATAAATTTCCCTGTACAGAAGGAAAATCAAACATCTCGAAAAGGGTACTGTCTGCAAAGGATACTCGTTCGTTGAAGGCATTGTCCTCAAAGCTGATATTGGTACCCAACATAGAATATCGGGTAAAGCGCTTGATACCGCTAATGTCTTCTGTTGCCATTGGTCCAATTGGCAAAGGCCCATGGACACCGAGTAAGGGGTCTTTTTCGTTGAGCAATAGATCACACTCAAGGCGATAAATGTTCTCCACTTTTTCGTCCCGATGGAATTCATCAAACTCAATATTATAGGCCAGGAGAATATAAGCCGTGATGCAACATGCCATGGCAATACCAAGTCCCAACGTATTGATGATTACATAGCTTTTGTTTTTGAGCAAATTGCGATAGGCGACAAGAAGATAGTTTTTCAGCATTTTAGTCGGTGTTTTGTTTCCCAAGCCATGCCAAAAGTCATTCCCAAAACTTAACTTA
This is a stretch of genomic DNA from Reichenbachiella ulvae. It encodes these proteins:
- a CDS encoding ABC transporter permease, with the translated sequence MLKNYLLVAYRNLLKNKSYVIINTLGLGIAMACCITAYILLAYNIEFDEFHRDEKVENIYRLECDLLLNEKDPLLGVHGPLPIGPMATEDISGIKRFTRYSMLGTNISFEDNAFNERVSFADSTLFEMFDFPSVQGNLSSFKDLHSIVISREMAEKYFGDENPIGKILTLNFAREVEKQMMVGAVVEDVPVNSSIVFDFLIRMEHFAEMRAVEEKPWADWNVPGVFYELDPNADPETIAASFDRYAKRRNEAKTDQKVERYRLVPFKQNIDLSQRVWSSINTPIELEPLIVFTTLGVMIILIACFNLTNTSIAMTSYRLKEIGLRKTVGAKKSQIVIQFLMETVLIILLAVLVGYNISLVIVPEFTSMWDIPYGMEDLNGINTVIMLLSVVFMTALLAGIYPALFSSRLNTVELLKGMVRIKGTNALTRSLVTIQFAISVIVLIAGVVFIRNTQFQEGIQFGYDKDQLLTVSVQNLSEVRAMESKANSHPKIESIAYTDHQVGASSYPSPVKFNNVIHEVQHLAVGRNYFETIGLEFVQGRPFDVDKTNDFEFSTVVSRQFLDKVGLQGDPIGQVVEIHNVRRKIVGVIEDFVDNIWRSKDPEPFVFYPAIPETYKLMVFKAQNSDLVEVNEFLEKTWKENFPTKPYISKFQEDVVMEESKQTNDNLEKIFLFLTVLGAMLSASGIFALASLNIAKRTKEIGIRKALGASIANIVLLINKEFVIILSIAAVLGAIAAYFGTAWLLDLIYAYHISVEYTVLVICSIFIFLLGVSTTSLTIYRGARANPTDTLRVD